The following proteins are encoded in a genomic region of Acidobacteriota bacterium:
- a CDS encoding nitrate reductase cytochrome c-type subunit: MATAFLAAVLAGALARLLALLAAPASHHKRPLAGVADVSLGLQKSPVTGVPVPKSFEYVTKDPGDGKVLPRPFASAPPLIPHTVDGLLPITRADNGCLTCHALDKPEPGGPVPIPASHYVDLRNAPTVKRAEIAGSRFVCTACHVPQANVKPLVANTFTP, from the coding sequence GTGGCGACCGCATTCCTCGCCGCCGTCCTCGCCGGCGCCCTTGCCCGCTTGCTCGCCCTCCTCGCTGCTCCCGCCTCGCACCACAAGAGGCCCCTCGCCGGCGTCGCCGACGTGTCGCTCGGCCTCCAGAAGTCGCCCGTCACGGGCGTTCCCGTTCCGAAGTCGTTCGAGTACGTCACGAAGGACCCAGGAGACGGCAAGGTCCTGCCGCGCCCGTTCGCTTCCGCGCCTCCGCTCATCCCGCACACGGTCGACGGCCTTCTCCCGATCACGCGCGCCGACAACGGCTGCCTGACGTGCCACGCGCTGGACAAGCCGGAGCCGGGCGGCCCGGTCCCGATTCCGGCGAGCCACTACGTCGACCTGAGGAACGCTCCAACGGTCAAGCGCGCCGAGATCGCGGGGAGCCGGTTCGTCTGCACGGCGTGTCACGTGCCCCAGGCGAACGTGAAGCCGCTCGTCGCGAACACGTTTACGCCCTGA
- a CDS encoding VCBS repeat-containing protein, with protein MASRPALKRWTHRRVLMAAGIAALGASAILWFTRKGDDAPYTPGAAVEGVTDVLKKDASGAGWGVVFRDVAKGLGLDFSHFSGGSRSTQLPEDMGSGCAFGDYDRDGDWDLFVVDTIGPLTMTSGEVRAAKGGCRLFRNDGGTFTDVTVEAGLGDLNGTFMGAAWGDFDNDGYPDLVVTSYGGIRLFHNRGDGTFEDVTKSSGVGAFKGFFTGAVWGDADGDGLLDLYICGYVDYRFDPKDAGKVSKDGNATSPWEARPLRRERRVRGSALRERGGRPLLGSRARGARGRLPRRDGDRRR; from the coding sequence GTGGCCTCGCGACCTGCCCTGAAGCGCTGGACCCACCGCCGCGTCCTGATGGCTGCGGGGATCGCGGCCCTCGGGGCCTCGGCAATCCTCTGGTTCACGCGGAAGGGCGACGACGCGCCCTACACGCCCGGGGCGGCCGTCGAAGGCGTCACGGACGTCCTCAAGAAAGATGCCTCGGGCGCGGGCTGGGGCGTCGTGTTCCGGGACGTGGCGAAGGGCCTCGGGCTCGATTTCTCGCACTTCTCGGGCGGGTCGCGTTCGACGCAACTGCCCGAGGACATGGGCTCGGGCTGCGCCTTCGGCGACTACGACCGCGACGGCGACTGGGACCTCTTCGTCGTCGACACGATCGGGCCTCTCACGATGACGTCCGGGGAGGTGCGGGCCGCGAAAGGAGGCTGTCGCCTTTTCCGGAACGACGGCGGCACGTTCACGGACGTGACCGTCGAAGCGGGCCTCGGCGACCTCAATGGGACGTTCATGGGCGCCGCATGGGGCGACTTCGACAACGACGGCTACCCGGATCTCGTCGTGACGTCCTACGGCGGGATCCGCCTCTTCCACAACAGGGGCGACGGGACGTTCGAGGACGTCACGAAGTCCTCGGGCGTCGGCGCTTTCAAGGGCTTCTTCACGGGCGCGGTCTGGGGCGACGCGGACGGCGACGGCCTCCTCGATCTCTACATCTGCGGCTACGTCGACTACCGCTTCGACCCGAAGGACGCCGGGAAGGTCTCGAAGGACGGGAACGCGACGAGCCCGTGGGAAGCCCGACCTCTACGTCGCGAACGACGTGTCCGAGGGAGCGCTCTTCGTGAACGAGGGGGGCGGCCTCTTCTCGGATCGCGGGCACGAGGCGCACGTGGCCGACTACCGCGGCGCGATGGGGATCGCCGTCGGTGA
- a CDS encoding VCBS repeat-containing protein, with the protein MSEGALFVNEGGGLFSDRGHEAHVADYRGAMGIAVGDANGDGALDLFVTHWIAEANALYLNKLGGGKSRTLDFEDAAERTGLGPVSTDDIAWGTAFLDVDGDGLPDLVASNGSTFEETSDTRKLVPMPMRLFRNLGEKGFVDMAPLSGADLTAPRVGRGLAIADVDGDLREEIAVVVNGGKLVLLKAEGGPPNHRIAIRCEGRKSNRSAFGTKLVLEANGRKQIREIGAGSSYLSQNAPEAIFGLGAAAKADVLTVRWPSGGAATFRDLAGDRTYLLVEGESAPRALPDLRAKTLAFWDAYNAARAAFAKGDAAASIAAYRKALEIDPRHEDCRYALGNLLLDQGDRVAAKAEFEALLKIQPHSQRGHGALGDLLADPASGPLRNLAEARKNYESAGGIYTEETGWVVRSGEVALAMGDAALAERTFRKVLVSNPHSFQALYFLGYLASRQKKNEVEGTRLFDAAFAALGPQASPAPGEGDVKKAGKALPKRGAFAGHWAYLDQGKVRREDAFRDLDGRIGRGLAKRP; encoded by the coding sequence GTGTCCGAGGGAGCGCTCTTCGTGAACGAGGGGGGCGGCCTCTTCTCGGATCGCGGGCACGAGGCGCACGTGGCCGACTACCGCGGCGCGATGGGGATCGCCGTCGGTGACGCGAACGGCGACGGGGCGCTCGACCTTTTCGTCACGCACTGGATCGCCGAGGCGAACGCCCTCTACCTCAACAAGCTCGGCGGCGGGAAGAGCCGGACGCTCGACTTCGAGGACGCCGCCGAGCGCACCGGCCTCGGACCGGTCTCCACGGACGACATCGCGTGGGGGACGGCGTTTCTCGACGTGGACGGCGACGGGCTGCCCGACCTCGTCGCCTCGAACGGCTCGACGTTCGAGGAGACGTCCGATACGCGCAAGCTCGTCCCGATGCCGATGCGACTCTTCCGGAACCTCGGCGAGAAGGGCTTCGTGGACATGGCGCCGCTCTCGGGCGCGGACCTGACGGCGCCCCGCGTCGGGCGCGGCCTCGCGATCGCCGACGTGGACGGGGACCTCAGGGAGGAGATCGCCGTCGTGGTGAACGGCGGAAAGCTCGTCCTCCTCAAGGCCGAGGGAGGCCCGCCGAACCACCGGATCGCGATCCGGTGCGAGGGCCGGAAGTCGAACCGCTCGGCCTTCGGGACGAAGCTCGTCCTCGAGGCGAACGGCAGGAAGCAGATCCGCGAGATCGGCGCGGGCTCCTCGTACCTGTCGCAGAACGCGCCGGAGGCGATCTTCGGACTCGGCGCCGCGGCGAAGGCCGACGTCCTGACCGTCCGCTGGCCCTCGGGGGGGGCGGCGACGTTCCGCGACCTCGCGGGCGACCGGACGTATCTTCTCGTCGAAGGCGAATCGGCGCCGCGTGCGCTGCCGGATCTCCGCGCGAAGACGCTCGCGTTCTGGGACGCGTACAACGCGGCGCGGGCCGCGTTCGCGAAGGGCGACGCGGCCGCGTCGATCGCGGCGTACCGAAAGGCGCTCGAGATCGACCCGCGGCACGAGGACTGCCGGTACGCGCTCGGGAACCTGCTTCTCGATCAAGGCGACCGCGTGGCGGCGAAGGCCGAGTTCGAGGCGCTCCTGAAGATCCAGCCGCACAGCCAGCGCGGGCACGGGGCGCTCGGCGACCTCCTCGCCGATCCCGCCTCCGGCCCGCTCCGCAACCTCGCGGAGGCGCGGAAGAACTACGAGAGCGCGGGCGGCATCTACACGGAGGAGACGGGGTGGGTCGTGCGCTCGGGCGAGGTCGCTCTTGCGATGGGAGACGCCGCTCTCGCCGAGCGGACGTTTCGCAAAGTCCTCGTCTCGAACCCCCACTCCTTTCAGGCGCTCTATTTCCTCGGATACCTCGCCTCGCGGCAGAAGAAGAATGAGGTGGAAGGGACGCGCCTCTTCGACGCCGCGTTCGCCGCGCTCGGGCCGCAGGCGTCCCCGGCGCCAGG